The Methanoplanus sp. FWC-SCC4 genome has a window encoding:
- the rnhC gene encoding ribonuclease HIII has product MYQVFLFAYLMISKAEFRIWSWCLISGKITEPDKVFETAKCVLEDKGYRISDYREIPYGFQFRISHDGKNGLLRVYVKKNGMINYDFSQFRDKSFKDTIAGALDIKIAGNDKKSPGFSCQKDKAGRNNGGFPDYGYPIIGTDESGKGDYFGPLVIAGVFVDEVTAKKLFSLGVTDSKLLDDYKIRKIAPEIREICRDGYSVIEISPQTYNRLYDQFRKEGKNLNHLLAWGHAKAIEEILGKKDSKRVISDKFGNERYILSKLQEKGRKIELIQVCKAEQNIAVAAASVLARERFIKKIDQLSALYNINIPKGAGPGVIKAGKQLVSLKGKDELKKSGKVHFKTTEKILNQL; this is encoded by the coding sequence TTGTATCAGGTTTTTCTCTTTGCATATCTGATGATATCAAAGGCAGAGTTTCGGATATGGAGTTGGTGTCTAATTTCAGGGAAAATAACAGAACCGGATAAAGTATTTGAAACAGCAAAGTGTGTTCTTGAAGATAAGGGATACAGGATATCAGATTATCGTGAGATACCCTACGGATTTCAGTTCAGAATATCCCATGACGGCAAAAACGGGCTGCTGAGGGTATATGTCAAAAAGAACGGCATGATAAATTATGACTTTTCGCAATTTCGCGATAAAAGTTTTAAGGATACCATAGCAGGTGCTCTTGATATAAAAATTGCCGGAAATGATAAAAAGTCGCCGGGATTTAGTTGTCAAAAAGATAAAGCCGGGAGGAATAACGGCGGATTTCCTGATTACGGATACCCCATAATCGGGACAGATGAATCGGGCAAGGGGGATTATTTCGGCCCTCTTGTTATTGCGGGAGTATTTGTAGATGAAGTAACTGCCAAAAAATTATTCTCGCTCGGAGTCACTGACAGCAAACTCCTGGATGACTACAAAATCCGAAAAATTGCACCGGAGATCAGGGAAATCTGCAGGGACGGATATTCAGTAATTGAAATATCTCCCCAGACCTACAACAGGCTGTATGATCAGTTCCGAAAAGAAGGGAAAAACCTGAATCATCTTCTTGCATGGGGCCATGCAAAGGCGATTGAGGAGATTCTCGGAAAAAAAGATTCAAAAAGAGTCATCTCGGATAAGTTTGGTAACGAGAGATATATTCTCTCAAAGCTTCAGGAGAAGGGAAGAAAAATAGAGCTGATACAGGTCTGCAAAGCGGAACAGAATATTGCGGTGGCGGCTGCATCCGTTCTTGCACGTGAGAGGTTCATTAAAAAAATCGATCAGCTTTCGGCCCTTTATAATATCAATATTCCAAAGGGTGCCGGCCCCGGTGTAATTAAGGCCGGAAAACAGCTTGTATCTCTTAAAGGGAAGGATGAACTGAAAAAATCAGGAAAAGTTCATTTTAAAACGACAGAAAAGATCCTGAATCAGCTTTAA